One region of Myxococcus stipitatus genomic DNA includes:
- a CDS encoding MlaD family protein — MDERRLELKVGALVLAAVTGVLLLLWLMGELTLGSSPVLAVDFGHTGNVVEGAPVKLGGVQVGRVQSITLFPDRRDASGRPLPVRMDLAVSAPSLDALRTDARVTVATVGLLGEPYLELNPGNAPTPLPRSEPLRGTDAPRLDLLAEQLSRFVDVMSRMLEKDPDAVTNLVVNVSRLTKTLDEVLTENKGDVKVLASELAGASQDLRQLARLTREAFEPGGKGARLLDDAAASAAIVRGELPRLTKSAATTLDGLAAVTGALGPEDGQRVKVALERVTTAAGQLESIAARADRVLARIEAGEGTVGAILQDPTLYEELRTLTTDLRKHPWKILWKD, encoded by the coding sequence ATGGATGAGCGACGGCTGGAGTTGAAGGTGGGCGCGCTGGTGCTGGCCGCCGTGACGGGAGTCCTCCTCCTGCTGTGGCTCATGGGCGAGCTGACGCTGGGCTCCTCTCCCGTGCTCGCGGTGGACTTCGGACACACGGGCAATGTCGTGGAGGGGGCCCCCGTGAAGCTGGGGGGCGTCCAGGTGGGGCGCGTGCAGAGCATCACGTTGTTCCCGGACCGGCGCGACGCGAGCGGCCGTCCCCTCCCCGTGCGCATGGACCTGGCCGTCTCCGCCCCGTCCCTCGACGCGCTGCGCACGGATGCCCGCGTGACGGTGGCGACGGTGGGACTGCTGGGCGAGCCCTACCTGGAGCTGAATCCGGGCAACGCTCCGACCCCCCTGCCGAGGAGCGAGCCGCTGCGTGGCACGGACGCCCCCCGGTTGGACCTGCTGGCCGAGCAGCTCTCGCGCTTCGTGGACGTGATGTCGCGGATGCTGGAGAAGGACCCGGACGCGGTGACGAACCTCGTGGTGAACGTGTCGAGGCTGACCAAGACGCTCGACGAGGTGCTCACGGAGAACAAGGGCGACGTGAAGGTGCTCGCGTCGGAGCTCGCCGGGGCGTCCCAGGACCTGCGACAGCTGGCCCGCCTCACCCGCGAGGCCTTCGAGCCCGGAGGCAAGGGCGCGCGCCTGCTCGATGACGCGGCGGCGTCCGCGGCCATCGTCCGTGGGGAGCTGCCCCGGCTCACGAAGTCGGCGGCGACGACGCTGGACGGGCTGGCGGCGGTGACGGGCGCGCTGGGCCCCGAGGACGGGCAGCGGGTGAAGGTGGCGCTGGAGCGCGTCACCACGGCGGCGGGTCAGCTGGAGTCCATCGCCGCGAGAGCCGACCGCGTCCTGGCGAGAATCGAGGCTGGCGAAGGCACCGTGGGGGCGATACTCCAGGACCCGACGCTGTATGAAGAGCTGCGCACGCTCACCACGGACCTGCGCAAGCACCCGTGGAAGATTCTCTGGAAGGACTGA
- a CDS encoding phospholipase D-like domain-containing protein produces the protein MFRRLLILFDAGSAPEQVVHATRALCEAPEAVHLYGLVPERSELDAPPPASLTVLDRFHQAVHQWSPTAHLSQVLESHLDTSALLRAAARHGADLVVLGPLLDSSPRARVATMLGLALREHLPVLSIGRASAAPPADPPRVALAVAPDGRGLGAVATFLSRCALPSELVALTTGSATQEHARDFEALSGALGISQTLHVESLVGDAAGGRAEAFDAAALRCGAGLLLAPLDAVADVEALMLGVFGARALQEARVPILLLPRTQASTSLFDERLVVSDSIVANGLDPRFAVEQVGFMSSVSVPDSGTLTLFAGGASLGEWRQEGGVAVLPASRLDPGGGTRALAISRSGPTAPRALAACHVLRPEKPLVLIDSVLEEEPLEAAYLLAGEACHPVFVRMRDSTSLEEHRERLRELLPDLAWPHLLDASAWLDDARAEDVPRQVAGLRLLRVATRLAAAGIAISAVVIQDPDGQKPHHPFLRTLTPNECLDLPRGKPLPPLPTPSEADPCARELLFAGCTPSMEGHDIDFELDNARARESVLAAIDAARVTVHWQCYIVEDDPITGRVTAALKRAAARGVRVRFLADALYSGHDSFGAMNPALVSLAATPGVDVRAISPLVGGPSLSELKQRNHRKLVVIDSARAVVTGRNLGAPYYTGFDEVELHRESHYRDIPWLDCGARLEGPLVGVVERAFLAEWSRAGGDTFDIPPSPPRGTMRARLTLHEGLGDTHTLDTQLALIRRARSRLVLVNTFPLLLELQNALVAAIRRGVRVEVLFGSVRPHHGPERTYFPGGAIREVADRYVRSRLDAVIAAGGVAYEMAMPPRAGWEPGLERVAPHVHAKLLVSDEETVAVGSANLDVTAAYWESEALLLVEDAAAARKLLAELEALFATSRRIDREDAHWRAEAEHRSWVGRNWPSLVG, from the coding sequence ATGTTTCGTCGTCTGCTCATCCTCTTCGATGCGGGCTCCGCGCCGGAGCAGGTGGTCCACGCCACGCGCGCGCTGTGCGAGGCCCCGGAGGCCGTGCACCTCTACGGCCTGGTCCCCGAGCGCAGCGAACTGGACGCGCCGCCCCCCGCGAGCCTCACCGTGCTCGACCGCTTCCATCAGGCCGTCCACCAGTGGAGCCCCACCGCGCACCTCAGCCAGGTCCTGGAGAGCCACCTGGACACGAGCGCCCTGCTGAGAGCGGCGGCGCGCCACGGCGCCGACCTGGTCGTCCTCGGCCCGCTGCTCGACTCGTCACCGCGAGCCAGGGTGGCGACGATGCTCGGCCTCGCGCTGCGCGAGCACCTCCCCGTGCTCTCCATCGGGAGGGCCTCCGCCGCACCGCCCGCCGACCCACCACGCGTGGCGCTCGCGGTGGCGCCGGACGGGCGGGGCCTGGGCGCGGTGGCCACCTTCCTATCCCGCTGCGCCCTCCCCTCGGAACTCGTCGCGCTCACCACGGGCTCCGCGACACAGGAGCATGCCCGGGACTTCGAGGCCCTGTCGGGCGCGCTGGGCATCTCCCAGACGCTCCACGTGGAGTCGCTCGTGGGGGACGCCGCGGGCGGGCGCGCGGAGGCGTTCGACGCGGCGGCGCTCCGATGCGGCGCGGGCCTGCTGCTCGCGCCGCTCGACGCGGTGGCGGACGTCGAGGCGCTGATGCTGGGGGTCTTCGGCGCCAGGGCCCTCCAGGAGGCGCGCGTCCCCATCCTGCTGCTGCCGCGAACGCAGGCATCCACGTCGTTGTTCGACGAGCGCCTCGTCGTCTCCGATTCCATCGTGGCGAACGGGTTGGACCCGCGATTCGCGGTGGAGCAGGTCGGCTTCATGTCCAGCGTCTCGGTGCCGGACTCGGGCACCCTGACGCTGTTCGCGGGCGGCGCGAGCCTCGGTGAGTGGCGCCAGGAAGGGGGCGTCGCCGTGCTCCCCGCGTCGCGCCTCGACCCCGGGGGCGGCACGCGGGCCCTGGCGATCTCACGCTCCGGCCCCACCGCGCCCCGAGCGCTCGCCGCCTGCCACGTGCTCCGACCGGAGAAGCCGCTGGTCCTCATCGACAGCGTCCTGGAAGAAGAGCCGCTCGAAGCGGCGTATCTGCTCGCGGGCGAGGCGTGTCATCCCGTCTTCGTGCGCATGCGGGACAGCACGTCGCTCGAGGAGCACCGGGAGCGCCTGCGCGAGCTGCTGCCGGACCTCGCGTGGCCCCACCTGCTCGACGCCTCGGCCTGGCTGGACGACGCGCGCGCGGAGGACGTGCCGCGACAGGTGGCTGGGCTGCGGCTCCTGCGGGTGGCCACGCGCCTCGCGGCGGCGGGCATCGCCATCTCCGCCGTCGTCATCCAGGACCCAGACGGGCAGAAACCCCACCACCCGTTCCTGCGCACCCTCACGCCCAACGAATGCCTGGACCTGCCGCGTGGCAAGCCGCTGCCGCCGCTGCCCACGCCGAGCGAAGCGGACCCGTGCGCGCGGGAGCTGCTCTTCGCGGGGTGCACGCCGAGCATGGAGGGGCACGACATCGACTTCGAGCTCGACAACGCGCGGGCGCGCGAGTCGGTGCTCGCCGCCATCGACGCGGCGCGCGTCACCGTCCATTGGCAGTGCTACATCGTCGAGGACGACCCCATCACCGGACGCGTCACCGCCGCGTTGAAGCGCGCGGCGGCGCGAGGGGTCCGCGTGCGGTTCCTGGCGGATGCGCTCTACAGCGGGCACGACTCGTTCGGCGCCATGAATCCGGCGCTCGTCTCGCTCGCGGCGACGCCGGGGGTGGACGTGCGCGCCATCTCCCCGCTCGTGGGCGGCCCCAGCCTGTCGGAGCTGAAGCAGCGCAACCACCGCAAGCTCGTCGTCATCGACTCGGCCCGGGCCGTCGTCACCGGCCGCAACCTGGGCGCGCCCTACTACACCGGCTTCGACGAGGTGGAGCTCCATCGCGAGTCGCACTACCGCGACATCCCCTGGCTCGACTGTGGCGCGCGGCTGGAGGGGCCGCTGGTGGGCGTCGTGGAGCGTGCGTTCCTCGCCGAGTGGAGCCGCGCGGGAGGAGACACCTTCGACATCCCGCCGTCGCCACCCCGGGGGACGATGCGCGCGCGGCTCACGCTCCATGAAGGGCTCGGGGACACGCACACGCTCGACACGCAGCTGGCGCTCATCCGACGGGCCCGCTCGCGGTTGGTGCTCGTGAACACCTTCCCGCTCCTCCTGGAGCTCCAGAACGCGCTCGTCGCCGCGATTCGCCGGGGCGTGCGCGTGGAGGTGCTCTTCGGCAGCGTGCGCCCCCACCACGGCCCGGAGCGGACGTACTTCCCGGGCGGGGCCATCCGCGAGGTGGCGGACCGGTACGTCCGCAGCCGGCTGGACGCGGTCATCGCCGCGGGAGGGGTCGCCTACGAGATGGCGATGCCGCCTCGCGCCGGCTGGGAGCCGGGCCTGGAGCGTGTCGCGCCCCACGTCCACGCGAAGCTCCTCGTGAGCGACGAGGAGACGGTGGCGGTGGGCAGCGCCAACCTCGACGTCACCGCGGCCTACTGGGAGAGCGAGGCGCTCCTCCTGGTGGAGGACGCGGCCGCCGCCCGGAAGCTGCTCGCGGAGCTGGAGGCCCTGTTCGCCACGTCTCGCCGGATCGACCGGGAGGACGCCCACTGGCGCGCCGAGGCCGAGCACCGCTCCTGGGTCGGCAGGAACTGGCCGTCCCTCGTGGGGTAG
- a CDS encoding metallophosphoesterase, whose amino-acid sequence MSSQPDTLFFAAVGDVHGHMDRMVRDLQDWSRKARQSLAFVLQVGDFEPHRDEADLATMAAPARYKRLGDFAAYHQRRRRFPWPVYFIGGNHEPHGHLDATPDGFEVAPDCHYLGRVGIRELHGVRVVGLSGVHDEAAFTRRRPPLSRLGSVSNKDFTYFTEEDVERAMEAGTADVLLLHDWPSGVIAAEDGADFLGRRRSPSREEVGNPYARLLVDALRPRLVLCGHLHRAYRGWVEHAEDVRSRVCCLSSVEEGPGALAVFRVMGETLQEVTWMGVPEP is encoded by the coding sequence ATGTCCTCCCAGCCCGACACGCTCTTCTTCGCCGCGGTGGGCGACGTGCATGGCCACATGGACCGGATGGTGCGTGACCTCCAGGACTGGTCCCGAAAGGCGCGCCAGTCGCTGGCCTTCGTCCTCCAGGTCGGGGACTTCGAGCCCCACCGGGACGAGGCGGACCTCGCCACCATGGCGGCGCCCGCGCGCTACAAGCGCCTGGGGGACTTCGCGGCCTACCACCAACGACGCCGCCGCTTCCCCTGGCCCGTGTACTTCATCGGCGGAAACCACGAGCCGCATGGACACCTCGACGCGACGCCCGACGGCTTCGAGGTGGCGCCGGACTGCCACTACCTGGGCCGGGTGGGCATCCGCGAGCTCCACGGGGTGCGCGTGGTGGGCCTGTCCGGCGTCCACGACGAGGCGGCCTTCACCCGCCGGAGGCCTCCGCTGTCCCGCCTGGGGAGCGTCTCCAACAAGGACTTCACGTACTTCACCGAGGAGGACGTCGAGCGGGCGATGGAGGCGGGCACCGCGGACGTCCTGCTCCTGCATGACTGGCCCTCCGGCGTCATCGCGGCCGAGGACGGGGCGGACTTCCTGGGCCGACGTCGCAGCCCGAGCCGGGAGGAGGTGGGCAACCCCTACGCGCGGCTGCTCGTGGACGCGCTCCGCCCCCGGCTGGTGCTGTGCGGCCACCTGCACCGGGCCTACCGGGGCTGGGTGGAGCACGCGGAGGACGTCCGCTCCCGGGTGTGTTGCCTGTCCAGCGTCGAGGAGGGCCCCGGGGCCCTCGCCGTCTTCCGCGTCATGGGGGAGACTCTCCAGGAGGTGACCTGGATGGGGGTTCCCGAGCCCTGA
- a CDS encoding DEAD/DEAH box helicase, translating to MTSVPPSAAPDATFESLGLKPQLVEALSALGYEEPTPIQHASLPPLLAGKDLLGIAATGTGKTAAFSLPLLHHLTPGESGPHATSALVLVPTRELAMQVSEAIHRYGQKLGATVLPLYGGQVIGQQLRVLKRGVDVVVATPGRALDHLRRGTLQLDNVRTVVLDEADEMLDMGFADDLEAILSETPEDRQTALFSATLPPRIASIAERHMREPVRVRIAKEKVEPGELPRIRQTAYIIPRAFKIATLSRLLDVESPTAAIIFCRTRTEVDDLTVSLNGRGWRSHALHGGMTQEQRDRVIKQLKSHGTDLLVATDVAARGLDIPRLSHVVNFDVPNAPEAYVHRIGRTGRAGREGVAITLVEPREHRFLRNIERVTGQRIEVATVPTVADLRAKKQEMLRATLREILVAGGLDSFRGVVEDLASEYEPLDIAAAAVKLYQESQDEGRAKEEEEEIPTLAPPQEKRGKPDRGGRFERPGRPGAPAERGGPAGARPPRRPTRDAPEWDITRLWIGAGRQAGMRPADLVGAIAGEAGLESSRIGAIQITDGFSLVEVPEADANRVIAALKSATIRGRKVLVRKDRG from the coding sequence GTGACTTCCGTTCCGCCGTCCGCCGCCCCCGATGCCACCTTCGAGTCCCTGGGCCTCAAGCCGCAGCTCGTGGAGGCGCTCAGTGCCCTCGGTTACGAGGAGCCCACCCCCATCCAGCATGCCTCCCTCCCGCCCCTGCTCGCGGGGAAGGACCTGCTGGGCATCGCCGCCACCGGCACCGGCAAGACGGCGGCCTTCTCCCTCCCGCTGCTCCACCACCTGACGCCCGGCGAGAGTGGCCCGCACGCCACGAGCGCCCTGGTGCTCGTGCCCACGCGCGAGCTGGCCATGCAGGTCTCCGAGGCCATCCACCGTTACGGCCAGAAGCTGGGCGCCACGGTGCTGCCGCTGTACGGCGGGCAGGTCATCGGGCAGCAGCTGCGCGTGCTCAAGCGCGGCGTGGACGTCGTCGTGGCCACGCCCGGCCGCGCGCTGGACCACCTGCGCCGGGGCACGCTCCAGCTGGACAACGTGCGCACCGTGGTGCTCGACGAGGCGGACGAGATGCTCGACATGGGCTTCGCGGACGACCTGGAGGCCATCCTCTCCGAGACGCCCGAGGACCGGCAGACGGCCCTTTTCTCCGCCACCCTCCCCCCTCGCATCGCCAGTATCGCCGAGCGCCACATGCGCGAGCCGGTGCGCGTGCGCATCGCCAAGGAGAAGGTGGAGCCGGGCGAGCTGCCCCGCATCCGTCAGACGGCCTACATCATCCCGCGCGCGTTCAAGATCGCCACGCTCAGCCGGCTGCTCGACGTGGAGTCCCCCACCGCCGCCATCATCTTCTGCCGGACCCGCACGGAGGTGGACGACCTCACGGTATCCCTCAACGGGCGCGGCTGGCGCTCCCACGCGCTGCACGGCGGCATGACGCAGGAGCAGCGCGACCGGGTCATCAAGCAGCTCAAGTCCCACGGCACGGACCTGCTCGTGGCCACCGACGTGGCGGCGCGCGGCCTGGACATCCCCCGGTTGTCGCACGTGGTGAACTTCGACGTCCCCAACGCTCCGGAAGCGTACGTGCACCGCATCGGCCGCACGGGCCGCGCTGGCCGCGAGGGCGTGGCGATCACCCTGGTGGAGCCGCGCGAGCACCGCTTCCTGCGCAACATCGAGCGCGTCACCGGCCAGCGAATCGAGGTGGCCACCGTCCCCACCGTTGCGGACCTGCGCGCGAAGAAGCAGGAGATGCTCCGCGCCACCCTGCGGGAGATCCTCGTGGCCGGCGGGCTGGACTCGTTCCGCGGCGTCGTCGAGGACCTGGCCAGCGAGTACGAGCCGCTCGACATCGCGGCGGCGGCGGTGAAGCTCTACCAGGAGTCCCAGGACGAGGGCCGGGCCAAGGAGGAGGAGGAGGAGATCCCCACCCTGGCTCCGCCCCAGGAGAAGCGCGGCAAGCCGGACCGGGGCGGACGCTTCGAGCGGCCCGGCCGTCCCGGCGCGCCGGCGGAAAGAGGAGGCCCCGCGGGCGCGAGGCCCCCGCGGCGCCCCACGCGAGACGCCCCCGAGTGGGACATCACCCGCCTCTGGATTGGCGCGGGCCGTCAGGCCGGCATGCGCCCCGCGGACCTGGTGGGCGCCATCGCCGGCGAGGCGGGCCTGGAGTCGTCGCGCATCGGCGCCATCCAGATCACCGACGGCTTCTCGCTGGTGGAGGTGCCGGAGGCCGACGCCAACCGCGTCATCGCCGCGCTGAAGTCCGCGACGATCCGCGGCCGCAAGGTGCTGGTCCGCAAGGACCGGGGCTGA
- a CDS encoding Fe2+-dependent dioxygenase, translating to MMVHIPNVLTATEVAHCREVMEKADWVDGRITAGHQSGQVKKNLQLAEGGVAARELGALVGAALEKNALFISAALPQRVFPPLFNRYDTSMTFGSHVDNAIRAVPGTGQRIRTDLSATLFLSEPDSYDGGELVVEDTYGDHSVKLPAGDLILYPSTSLHHVTPVTRGVRLASFFWLQSLVRESSQRSLLFDLDTAIMRLNQEVPASPSLVMLTGVYHNLLRQWAEP from the coding sequence ATGATGGTCCACATCCCCAACGTGCTGACCGCCACCGAGGTGGCCCATTGCCGGGAAGTGATGGAGAAGGCGGACTGGGTGGACGGCCGAATCACCGCCGGCCACCAGTCCGGTCAGGTGAAGAAGAACCTCCAGCTGGCGGAGGGCGGCGTCGCCGCGCGTGAGCTGGGGGCGCTGGTGGGCGCGGCGCTGGAGAAGAACGCGCTGTTCATCTCCGCCGCGCTGCCCCAACGCGTCTTCCCGCCGCTGTTCAACCGCTACGACACGAGCATGACGTTCGGCTCGCACGTCGACAACGCCATCCGCGCTGTCCCCGGCACGGGCCAGCGCATCCGGACGGACCTGTCCGCGACGCTCTTCCTCTCCGAGCCGGACAGCTACGACGGCGGCGAGCTGGTGGTGGAGGACACCTACGGCGACCACTCGGTGAAGCTGCCGGCGGGTGACCTCATCCTGTACCCGTCCACGAGCCTGCACCACGTCACGCCCGTGACGCGCGGCGTGCGGCTCGCGTCGTTCTTCTGGCTCCAGAGCCTGGTGCGCGAATCCTCCCAGCGCTCGCTGCTCTTCGACCTGGACACCGCCATCATGCGGCTCAACCAGGAGGTGCCCGCGAGCCCCTCCCTGGTGATGCTGACCGGCGTGTACCACAACCTCCTGAGGCAGTGGGCCGAGCCCTGA
- a CDS encoding TonB-dependent receptor, which produces MSSSIKKGSVGVRSSRGHTSGGIRGVLNPVAVGLASALAAGSAGAQEAATQQESPAAVQAAPAETPAAPAAPATEGSAQTGEGTEGTFVLPAVQVQGEAEGYQVRESSLPRVQRSLVNTPQSVTVVPEAVLEEQQATTVRDALRNVSGITMSAGEGGRQGDAFIIRGFSAQNDVSRDGARDLGWFTRDTFNLEGVEAYFGPSAVLFGRGSTGGAINLATKKPKRTSFQEVALSGGTSPSGRVEADLNEAISEDFQARLNLMGQLASTAGRDVVRDNRLGVAPSLRYKLGERTTLEMDYLFQREDGIPDYGVPYFNGRPVTDSLEVDRNAFYGVKADAERVDAHVATGRVIQGLGEHLQFTNTLRFGRVDRFASPTAPRGLTPANEPTTIGRQRFQTETDNSYLSNQATVGGELSTGIVKHTANAGLELTWEKRGQERFNLNAVGLPTGPNIPADLYDPDAEPDLSAVQPAFANSSVSIQRTLGVYAADQIQIGEYVEVLGSLRYDIFDTDYASTAASGAKSRLEGTDKTFNWRAGVVLHPMEQVSVYGMYGTSSNPSAELGALATDTVSLEPEKNNVLEFGAKAELVENRLGLSGAAFRILKTNARVPNTDPEGPPQILEGEQRVQGFNIGVTGTIVERWKVLANYTLMDSAILEHSNEYLVGQRLPNTPKHSISLWTTYSPLKDLTLGGGAVYQDVTSVNNPTAATTPVSYVPNFWRFDAFASYAYGKAQFQLNVYNLTNVLYYDQYYGGHAVPADGVSALLTARYRF; this is translated from the coding sequence ATGTCATCCAGCATCAAGAAGGGCAGCGTGGGGGTTCGGTCGTCGCGGGGGCACACCTCGGGCGGCATCCGTGGCGTCCTGAACCCCGTGGCCGTGGGCCTCGCGTCCGCGCTGGCCGCGGGTTCCGCGGGTGCGCAGGAGGCCGCGACGCAGCAGGAGTCGCCGGCGGCCGTGCAGGCCGCTCCGGCCGAGACTCCAGCGGCGCCGGCCGCGCCCGCCACGGAGGGTTCGGCGCAGACGGGTGAAGGGACGGAGGGCACCTTCGTGCTCCCGGCCGTCCAGGTGCAGGGTGAGGCGGAGGGCTATCAGGTCCGCGAGAGCTCGCTGCCGCGCGTCCAGCGGTCGCTGGTGAACACGCCGCAGTCGGTGACGGTGGTCCCGGAGGCGGTGCTCGAGGAGCAGCAGGCGACGACGGTGCGCGACGCGCTCCGCAACGTGTCCGGCATCACCATGAGCGCGGGCGAGGGCGGCCGTCAGGGCGACGCCTTCATCATCCGCGGCTTCTCCGCGCAGAACGACGTGTCCCGCGACGGCGCGCGCGACCTGGGTTGGTTCACGCGCGACACCTTCAACCTGGAGGGCGTGGAGGCGTACTTCGGTCCGTCCGCGGTCCTCTTCGGTCGCGGCTCCACCGGCGGCGCCATCAACCTGGCGACGAAGAAGCCCAAGCGCACCTCCTTCCAGGAGGTCGCGTTGAGCGGCGGCACGTCGCCGTCGGGCCGCGTGGAGGCGGACCTCAACGAGGCCATCTCCGAGGACTTCCAGGCGCGCCTCAACCTCATGGGCCAGCTGGCCAGCACGGCGGGCCGCGACGTGGTGCGTGACAACCGCCTGGGTGTCGCGCCGTCGCTGCGCTACAAGCTGGGCGAGCGCACCACGCTGGAGATGGACTACCTCTTCCAGCGCGAGGACGGCATCCCCGACTATGGCGTGCCGTACTTCAACGGCCGGCCCGTCACGGACTCGCTGGAGGTCGACCGCAATGCCTTCTACGGCGTGAAGGCGGACGCGGAGCGCGTCGACGCGCACGTGGCCACCGGCCGCGTCATCCAGGGCCTGGGCGAGCACCTCCAGTTCACCAACACGCTGCGCTTCGGCCGCGTGGACCGCTTCGCCAGCCCCACCGCGCCGCGCGGGCTCACCCCCGCCAACGAGCCGACGACCATCGGCCGCCAGCGCTTCCAGACGGAGACGGACAACTCCTACCTGTCCAACCAGGCCACCGTGGGCGGCGAGCTGTCCACCGGCATCGTGAAGCACACGGCCAACGCCGGCCTGGAGCTGACGTGGGAGAAGCGGGGCCAGGAGCGCTTCAACCTCAACGCCGTGGGCCTGCCCACCGGCCCCAACATCCCCGCGGACCTGTATGACCCGGACGCGGAGCCGGACCTGTCCGCCGTCCAGCCGGCGTTCGCCAACTCCAGCGTGAGCATCCAGCGCACCCTGGGCGTCTACGCCGCGGACCAGATCCAGATCGGCGAGTACGTCGAGGTGCTCGGCTCGCTGCGCTACGACATCTTCGACACCGACTACGCGTCCACCGCCGCCTCCGGCGCCAAGAGCCGCCTGGAGGGCACGGACAAGACCTTCAACTGGCGGGCGGGCGTCGTCCTCCACCCCATGGAGCAGGTCAGCGTGTACGGCATGTACGGCACGTCGTCCAACCCCTCCGCGGAGCTGGGCGCGCTGGCCACGGACACCGTGAGCCTGGAGCCGGAGAAGAACAACGTCCTCGAGTTCGGCGCGAAGGCCGAGCTGGTGGAGAACCGGCTGGGGCTGTCGGGCGCCGCCTTCCGCATCCTGAAGACCAACGCGCGCGTGCCGAACACGGACCCCGAGGGCCCGCCGCAGATCCTCGAGGGTGAGCAGCGCGTGCAGGGCTTCAACATCGGCGTGACGGGCACCATCGTCGAGCGCTGGAAGGTCCTCGCCAACTACACCCTGATGGACTCCGCAATCCTCGAGCACAGCAACGAGTACCTGGTGGGCCAGCGACTGCCCAACACGCCCAAGCACAGCATCTCGCTGTGGACGACGTACTCGCCGCTGAAGGACCTCACCCTGGGCGGCGGCGCCGTCTACCAGGACGTGACGAGCGTCAACAACCCGACCGCGGCGACCACGCCCGTCAGCTACGTCCCGAACTTCTGGCGCTTCGACGCGTTCGCGAGCTACGCCTACGGCAAGGCGCAGTTCCAGCTCAACGTCTACAACCTCACCAACGTGCTGTACTACGACCAGTACTACGGCGGGCACGCCGTCCCCGCGGACGGTGTCTCCGCGCTGCTGACGGCGCGCTACCGCTTCTGA
- a CDS encoding PepSY-associated TM helix domain-containing protein translates to MSLPLRKTFFWIHLAVGVVAGIVIAIMSVTGVAIAFESQVLAWAESEARTVTLPAGDAKRLGVEELMAKVRAAKPDAQVSGVTLFPERTAAAQVNLGRSGSVFVDPYTGEVREGGAEGWRHFFHTMEEWHRWLATEGGLRALGKGFTGASNAGFLFLALSGLYLWFPRKWSLKQLRPIVWFRGGLKGKARDFNWHNVIGFWSLPVLVVLTASGMVISYKWASDFVFTLTGNTPPSNQGPPGSASVKVEAPAPGTQRLGLEPLFAAAQQAVPAWESMTYRIPAPPRGAGPRPDGGGEGNGQGGQRGEGGRGGRNGADGQAPSEARAPRPAEQRRADAAPEAAPSGDAVASARGTTNEGGPSQGRERGGADAAPAGDAVASARGTTNEGGPSQGRERGGADEGASGRPERRRGGPDGAPGEGGRDAGKVDAVTLNIRERDSWPYFATTQLSLNPFSGEVAKREGYADFNGGRKLRTWLRFLHTGEALGWPGQLIAAIASLGGVFLVWTGFALAWRRFFPRRQARVASTSPATAPQEGSEPVA, encoded by the coding sequence ATGTCTCTTCCTCTTCGCAAGACCTTCTTCTGGATCCACCTGGCCGTCGGCGTCGTCGCGGGCATCGTCATCGCCATCATGTCCGTGACGGGCGTGGCCATCGCGTTCGAGTCCCAGGTGCTCGCGTGGGCGGAGTCCGAGGCCCGGACGGTGACGCTTCCCGCGGGGGACGCGAAGCGGCTGGGCGTGGAGGAGCTGATGGCGAAGGTGCGCGCCGCGAAGCCCGACGCGCAGGTCTCCGGCGTGACGCTCTTCCCGGAGCGGACGGCCGCGGCGCAGGTGAACCTCGGTCGCAGCGGCAGCGTCTTCGTGGACCCCTATACGGGCGAAGTGCGCGAGGGCGGCGCGGAGGGGTGGCGCCACTTCTTCCACACGATGGAGGAGTGGCACCGCTGGCTCGCGACGGAAGGGGGCCTGCGCGCGCTCGGCAAGGGCTTCACCGGCGCGAGCAACGCGGGCTTCCTCTTCCTGGCCCTGTCCGGGCTCTACCTGTGGTTCCCGCGCAAGTGGTCGCTCAAGCAGCTGCGACCCATCGTCTGGTTCCGGGGCGGGTTGAAGGGCAAGGCGCGCGACTTCAACTGGCACAACGTCATCGGCTTCTGGTCGCTGCCCGTGCTCGTGGTGCTGACGGCGTCGGGCATGGTCATCTCGTACAAGTGGGCGTCGGACTTCGTCTTCACGCTGACGGGGAACACGCCGCCCTCGAACCAGGGCCCGCCGGGCTCGGCCTCCGTGAAGGTGGAGGCCCCGGCCCCGGGGACGCAGCGACTGGGGTTGGAGCCGCTCTTCGCGGCGGCGCAGCAGGCCGTGCCCGCCTGGGAGAGCATGACCTACCGCATCCCGGCGCCGCCGCGGGGCGCGGGTCCGCGGCCTGATGGCGGCGGCGAGGGGAATGGCCAGGGTGGGCAGCGGGGCGAGGGAGGACGCGGCGGGCGCAACGGCGCCGACGGACAGGCTCCGTCCGAGGCCCGCGCGCCTCGGCCCGCGGAGCAGCGCCGGGCGGATGCCGCCCCGGAGGCCGCGCCTTCTGGAGACGCGGTCGCCTCCGCGCGGGGGACGACGAACGAGGGCGGGCCTTCCCAGGGCCGCGAGCGTGGTGGCGCCGACGCCGCGCCCGCTGGAGACGCGGTCGCCTCCGCGCGGGGGACGACGAACGAGGGCGGGCCTTCCCAGGGCCGCGAGCGTGGTGGCGCGGACGAGGGCGCCTCCGGACGGCCCGAGCGGCGTCGCGGTGGGCCGGACGGCGCCCCGGGCGAGGGCGGCCGTGACGCGGGCAAGGTCGACGCCGTCACCCTCAACATCCGTGAGCGCGACAGCTGGCCGTACTTCGCGACCACGCAGCTGTCGCTGAACCCGTTCTCGGGGGAGGTCGCGAAGCGCGAGGGCTACGCGGACTTCAACGGTGGCCGCAAGCTCCGCACCTGGCTGCGCTTCCTCCACACGGGAGAGGCGCTCGGCTGGCCGGGGCAGCTCATCGCCGCCATCGCCTCGCTCGGTGGCGTGTTCCTTGTGTGGACCGGCTTCGCGCTCGCCTGGAGGCGGTTCTTCCCCCGCCGTCAGGCGCGGGTCGCGAGCACGAGTCCGGCCACGGCTCCTCAGGAGGGTTCGGAGCCCGTCGCTTAG